Proteins from a genomic interval of Sugiyamaella lignohabitans strain CBS 10342 chromosome C, complete sequence:
- the RRP5 gene encoding Rrp5p (RNA binding protein involved in synthesis of both 18S and 5.8S rRNAs; component of both the ribosomal small subunit (SSU) processosome and the 90S preribosome; acts as part of a Mak21p-Noc2p-Rrp5p module that associates with nascent pre-rRNA during transcription and has a role in bigenesis of the large ribosomal subunit; has binding preference for single stranded tracts of U's; relocalizes from nucleolus to nucleus upon DNA replication stress; GO_component: GO:0030686 - 90S preribosome [Evidence IDA] [PMID 12150911]; GO_component: GO:0005622 - intracellular [Evidence IEA]; GO_component: GO:0005730 - nucleolus [Evidence IEA]; GO_component: GO:0005730 - nucleolus [Evidence IDA] [PMID 22842922]; GO_component: GO:0005730 - nucleolus [Evidence IDA] [PMID 8896463]; GO_component: GO:0005634 - nucleus [Evidence IEA]; GO_component: GO:0030529 - ribonucleoprotein complex [Evidence IEA]; GO_component: GO:0032040 - small-subunit processome [Evidence IDA] [PMID 12068309]; GO_function: GO:0003723 - RNA binding [Evidence IEA]; GO_function: GO:0003729 - mRNA binding [Evidence IDA] [PMID 23222640]; GO_function: GO:0008266 - poly(U) RNA binding [Evidence IDA] [PMID 16428605]; GO_process: GO:0006396 - RNA processing [Evidence IEA]; GO_process: GO:0000480 - endonucleolytic cleavage in 5'-ETS of tricistronic rRNA transcript (SSU-rRNA, 5.8S rRNA, LSU-rRNA) [Evidence IMP] [PMID 8896463]; GO_process: GO:0000447 - endonucleolytic cleavage in ITS1 to separate SSU-rRNA from 5.8S rRNA and LSU-rRNA from tricistronic rRNA transcript (SSU-rRNA, 5.8S rRNA, LSU-rRNA) [Evidence IMP] [PMID 8896463]; GO_process: GO:0000464 - endonucleolytic cleavage in ITS1 upstream of 5.8S rRNA from tricistronic rRNA transcript (SSU-rRNA, 5.8S rRNA, LSU-rRNA) [Evidence IMP] [PMID 8896463]; GO_process: GO:0000472 - endonucleolytic cleavage to generate mature 5'-end of SSU-rRNA from (SSU-rRNA, 5.8S rRNA, LSU-rRNA) [Evidence IMP] [PMID 8896463]; GO_process: GO:0006364 - rRNA processing [Evidence IEA]; GO_process: GO:0042254 - ribosome biogenesis [Evidence IEA]) gives MKTPGSIVVLQPKGAVVEFFGGVRGYLPVAEISEAFIKDPKDHFRLGQSVAVRVLSVDPEAERLLVSCRTDSSNSQAQLESLGPGTVVSASIVEKTKDGVVVNVEPQNVRGVIPLGHLTDGNDTRAQMKSLKVGENLESLVILERNFSKRFVMLSAKKSLVEDARAGKFPSDISQISVGDKLHGYVKNATIKGLFVGFAGSLTGLALKQDLSTEFVSDPAEKFSPMQSVECYVVNIDDAIGRFQLSLLAPKPKTLKKETSSGGFTPVDEAVTSIDEFVPGKITKAQIVSVKETQLNVKLAENVQGRIDVSQIYDDYKSIPNSKDPLGEFKKGEIVDVKIIGYHDARNHTFLAISHRSASHLVYELSAKKSDLNSSSYKPLTLEDVKVGSSWLAFINNLTVDFAWVNLSPTVRGRIPLFDLTNNADELEDVEAHYPIGSAIECSVIEVDIKTSNLKLSVRAHNGTAVNDYSDVKVGQTLPTLVTKVTETLVFVKLGANISGAAYISDALDDYSADLKLTYLPHQLVKAKIIDVDTSNKRISVTLRPSQTEKDAEKPVDQHIQSIEDVQKGSIVRAFVKNVADKGLFVSLGRNITARIQIKNLSDSYLKDWKKYYTVGQVVTGKVLSVDEHNSRVELSLKESAVTGKDPREVSGLGSINENDIFDGVITKVEDFGVFVKLDGTSITGLCHKSEVADVPLQDMSKVFSEGDKVKAKILKIDTEKRRVSLGLKASYFTELESDVEMEEFDVNNDEDDDDDDELDNSVAFEDDSEEEEEGDESDDESDEDNGIAVTASKKSSNGLSVGFDWTGTNVLDEMNTKEDGDDNEDDDSSNEEEGRSRKRRKRSKFVEDKTGTLNTKLPQSIQDFERLLVGSPNSSIMWMNYMAFQLQLSEIEKAREIAQRALKTINFREEQERLNVWIALLNLENSFGTNQTAEDTFKEAIQFMDSKTIHMKYAGILSQSEGKAKKAEELYDVAMKKFGGEDMSIWITYANFLFDHDNAAKARSLLDRSLRMLPARNHKEIITKFAQLEYTKGEAERGRTLFEGLISSYPRRIDLWIVYLDYEIKNGDKETVEKLFERVIGVKLTMKQAKFFFKKWLGFEDKLGDSKKVDYVKAKASEYVSSRTEQEE, from the coding sequence ATGAAGACGCCCGGATCTATAGTTGTGTTGCAACCAAAGGGTGCTGTTGTGGAGTTTTTCGGAGGTGTTCGTGGTTACTTACCGGTGGCAGAAATTAGTGAAGCATTTATCAAGGATCCCAAGGACCACTTCAGACTTGGTCAAAGTGTGGCAGTGCGTGTTCTGTCGGTTGATCCCGAGGCAGAGAGACTGCTTGTGTCTTGCCGAACTGATTCATCCAACAGCCAAGCCCAACTTGAATCCCTTGGGCCTGGTACTGTGGTATCTGCATCTATAGTCGAAAAAACCAAGGACGGTGTGGTTGTAAACGTTGAGCCTCAAAATGTTCGTGGTGTTATTCCTCTCGGCCACTTGACTGACGGAAACGATACTAGGGCCCAGATGAAGAGCCTCAAGGTAGGGGAGAATCTTGAATCACTAGTTATTCTTGAGAGAAACTTTTCCAAGAGATTTGTCATGTTATCTGCCAAGAAATCGTTGGTTGAAGATGCTAGAGCTGGGAAGTTTCCATCTGATATTTCTCAAATTTCAGTTGGTGATAAGCTGCATGGATATGTCAAGAATGCTACTATCAAGggtttgtttgttggtttTGCTGGAAGTTTAACTGGCTTGGCTCTCAAGCAAGATCTCTCTACTGAGTTTGTTTCCGATCCAGCAGAGAAGTTTTCTCCAATGCAGTCCGTTGAGTGCTATGTTGTCAATATTGATGATGCTATCGGCAGATTTCAGCTGTCGCTATTGGCACCTAAACCCAAGACTTTGAAAAAAGAGACTAGCTCTGGCGGATTCACACCCGTCGATGAGGCAGTCACCTCTATTGATGAGTTTGTGCCTGGTAAAATTACCAAAGCTCAGATTGTCAGCGTCAAAGAAACGCAACTCAATGTCAAACTCGCTGAGAATGTTCAGGGTCGTATTGATGTGTCTCAAATCTACGATGACTACAAGTCAATTCCTAATAGTAAGGATCCACTTGGCGAATTTAAGAAGGGAGAGATAGTCGATGTCAAGATCATTGGATACCATGACGCCCGTAACCACACATTCTTGGCTATTTCACATCGTAGTGCTTCTCATCTAGTATACGAATTGAGCGCCAAGAAGTCCGATTTAAATTCATCTAGCTATAAGCCTTTGACTTTGGAAGATGTAAAGGTTGGTAGTTCATGGCTCGCATTTATAAACAATCTTACAGTAGACTTTGCATGGGTCAACTTATCCCCTACCGTCAGGGGCCGCATTCCTCTATTCGATTTGACAAACAATGCTGATGAGTTAGAGGACGTTGAAGCTCACTATCCTATTGGAAGTGCTATTGAATGTTCTGTTATTGAAGTGGATATTAAGACCTCTAACTTAAAGCTTTCGGTTCGTGCTCATAATGGAACGGCTGTCAATGATTACAGTGATGTAAAGGTGGGTCAAACTTTGCCCACATTGGTCACTAAGGTGACTGAGACACTTGTATTTGTGAAACTTGGTGCCAACATTAGTGGTGCTGCATATATTTCTGATGCTCTGGACGACTATTCCGctgatttgaaattgacgTATTTGCCCCATCAACTAGTGAAGGCGAAGATAATTGATGTTGACACGTCCAACAAGAGAATCAGTGTTACTTTGCGTCCCTCGCAAACTGAAAAGGATGCTGAAAAGCCAGTTGACCAGCATATTCAATCAATTGAGGATGTTCAAAAGGGTAGCATTGTCCGCGCTTTCGTTAAGAATGTTGCTGACAAGGGTTTGTTTGTGTCCTTAGGAAGGAACATCACTGCTCgtattcaaatcaaaaacttATCTGACTCTTATCTCAAAGACTGGAAGAAGTATTATACTGTTGGGCAAGTGGTGACTGGTAAAGTTTTAAGTGTTGATGAGCACAATAGTAGGGTCGAGCTCAGTCTGAAAGAGTCTGCTGTCACGGGTAAAGATCCTCGGGAAGTTTCGGGTCTTGGCTCCATAAACGAAAATGATATCTTTGATGGTGTTATTACCAAGGTTGAGGATTTCGGAGTGTTTGTGAAGCTAGATGGCACCTCGATCACAGGACTTTGTCACAAGTCAGAGGTTGCTGATGTGCCTCTACAGGATATGTCCAAGGTTTTCTCTGAGGGTGACAAAGTCAAGGCTAAAATTCTTAAGATTGATACTGAAAAACGTCGTGTTTCCCTTGGATTGAAGGCTTCATACTTCACTGAACTCGAGAGTGATGTTGAAATGGAAGAGTTCGATGTCAATAATGACgaggacgatgatgacgacgacgaactTGATAACAGCGTTGCTTTTGAGGACgattctgaagaagaagaggagggtGATGaatctgatgatgaatctGATGAGGATAACGGCATTGCTGTCACTGCTTCGAAAAAGTCTTCGAACGGTCTCAGTGTTGGTTTCGACTGGACAGGTACCAATGTTCTGGACGAGATGAACACTAAGGAGgatggtgatgataatgaagatgatgacagCTCTAACGAGGAGGAAGGAAGATCTAGAAAGAGACGTAAGAGATCTAAGTTTGTAGAGGATAAGACTGGCACTTTGAACACCAAGCTGCCTCAATCCATCCAAGACTTTGAGAGACTTTTGGTCGGATCACCTAACTCTTCTATTATGTGGATGAACTACATGGCTTTCCAACTGCAACTCAGTGAAATCGAAAAAGCCAGAGAGATTGCCCAGCGTGCTCTCAAGACCATCAACTTCCGCGAAGAGCAAGAACGTCTTAATGTCTGGATCGCACTTCTCAATTTGGAAAACAGCTTTGGTACCAATCAAACTGCCGAAGACACTTTTAAGGAGGCTATTCAGTTTATGGATTCTAAGACAATCCATATGAAATATGCTGGCATTCTTTCACAAAGCGAGGGCAAAGCCAAGAAAGCTGAGGAGTTGTATGATGTGGCCATGAAGAAGTTCGGTGGTGAAGATATGTCTATCTGGATCACATATGCTAACTTCCTGTTTGACCATGACAACGCAGCCAAGGCTCGCTCCCTGCTTGACAGATCTCTCAGAATGTTACCAGCAAGAAACCACAAAGAAATCATCACTAAATTTGCCCAATTAGAATACACCAAGGGCGAAGCTGAGCGTGGCAGGACATTGTTTGAGGGTCTTATTAGCTCATACCCACGTAGAATCGATTTATGGATCGTGTATCTTGATTACGAAATCAAGAATGGCGACAAAGAAACTGTGGAGAAGCTCTTCGAGAGAGTCATTGGTGTCAAACTCACCATGAAACAAGCTAAgtttttcttcaaaaaatGGCTCGGCTTCGAAGATAAGCTCGGCGACTCCAAGAAGGTCGACTACGTCAAGGCTAAGGCTTCTGAGTACGTCTCTTCCAGAACGGAACAAGAAGAGTGA
- the RRP5 gene encoding Rrp5p (RNA binding protein involved in synthesis of both 18S and 5.8S rRNAs; component of both the ribosomal small subunit (SSU) processosome and the 90S preribosome; acts as part of a Mak21p-Noc2p-Rrp5p module that associates with nascent pre-rRNA during transcription and has a role in bigenesis of the large ribosomal subunit; has binding preference for single stranded tracts of U's; relocalizes from nucleolus to nucleus upon DNA replication stress; GO_component: GO:0030686 - 90S preribosome [Evidence IDA] [PMID 12150911]; GO_component: GO:0005622 - intracellular [Evidence IEA]; GO_component: GO:0005730 - nucleolus [Evidence IEA]; GO_component: GO:0005730 - nucleolus [Evidence IDA] [PMID 22842922]; GO_component: GO:0005730 - nucleolus [Evidence IDA] [PMID 8896463]; GO_component: GO:0005634 - nucleus [Evidence IEA]; GO_component: GO:0030529 - ribonucleoprotein complex [Evidence IEA]; GO_component: GO:0032040 - small-subunit processome [Evidence IDA] [PMID 12068309]; GO_function: GO:0003723 - RNA binding [Evidence IEA]; GO_function: GO:0003729 - mRNA binding [Evidence IDA] [PMID 23222640]; GO_function: GO:0008266 - poly(U) RNA binding [Evidence IDA] [PMID 16428605]; GO_process: GO:0006396 - RNA processing [Evidence IEA]; GO_process: GO:0000480 - endonucleolytic cleavage in 5'-ETS of tricistronic rRNA transcript (SSU-rRNA, 5.8S rRNA, LSU-rRNA) [Evidence IMP] [PMID 8896463]; GO_process: GO:0000447 - endonucleolytic cleavage in ITS1 to separate SSU-rRNA from 5.8S rRNA and LSU-rRNA from tricistronic rRNA transcript (SSU-rRNA, 5.8S rRNA, LSU-rRNA) [Evidence IMP] [PMID 8896463]; GO_process: GO:0000464 - endonucleolytic cleavage in ITS1 upstream of 5.8S rRNA from tricistronic rRNA transcript (SSU-rRNA, 5.8S rRNA, LSU-rRNA) [Evidence IMP] [PMID 8896463]; GO_process: GO:0000472 - endonucleolytic cleavage to generate mature 5'-end of SSU-rRNA from (SSU-rRNA, 5.8S rRNA, LSU-rRNA) [Evidence IMP] [PMID 8896463]; GO_process: GO:0006364 - rRNA processing [Evidence IEA]; GO_process: GO:0042254 - ribosome biogenesis [Evidence IEA]): MSFKRKRDEESAGVAPVSQPPSALRMEDTAFPRGGASTVLTPLEIKQATNEATRDLFTVRFYWASESNAANGKKKSKKQHRNKVHQKSEAGSDKAGEKHKIKVESLSFGKLTAGSVVLGQVVQINTLDIALSLPNNLLGYVPITNISAKLSERISKAEDDDESGSEDEDNEDSDLPQLSQLFKVGQWLRALVVENEKVNNKKRIELSIDPLQVNEEIETDDLVAGIAVQGSVQSVEDHGIIVDIGRDDVSGFLSNKELSHAGIEASSLGVGQVLLLTILSKSANGRTVTLTASATAKKMTIVKAVTLNKSLLAGTLVEVLITDIRSNGLVGKVFGSIDATIDIVHSGIYDRAVLEQNFKEGKVVKGRVIYSPPAAVSESDDENSTKVFVSLLETTIELKVAEDGDALPIGQILEAKVKIVDANGLYVDIGTKSLGFVHVSRVADKRIEDLSIEEAYSVGTTHPARILNYNYADNLYIVSTEKSVIEQKYLRVEDVSVGEKVTGTVDRILPKGGVLIKLWEGFSGIANDIHLSDIKLAHPEKKFKPGMKVTARVSSIICFKVDCGYLRY, from the exons ATGAGTTTtaaaagaaagagagatGAGGAGTCGGCTGGGGTTGCTCCAGTTTCGCAACCTCCTTCGGCTTTGAGAATGGAGGACACTGCTTTCCCTCGAGGTGGTGCTTCGACTGTTCTCACCCCACTAGAAATTAAACAGGCTACTAATGAAGCTACTCGGGATTTGTTTACTGTAAGATTTTACTGG GCATCCGAGTCAAATGCTGCAAAcggaaaaaagaagtctAAGAAGCAACACCGAAACAAAGTGCATCAAAAGTCTGAGGCTGGATCAGACAAGGCTGGTGAGAAGCATAAGATAAAAGTTGAGAGCCTGTCATTCGGCAAACTGACTGCTGGATCAGTTGTACTTGGTCAGGTGGTTCAAATCAACACTCTAGATATTGCATTGTCTCTCCccaataatttattagGTTACGTACCAATCACAAATATATCTGCCAAGTTATCGGAACGGATATCCAAagcagaagacgatgatgagAGTGGCAGTGAAGACGAGGACAATGAAGATAGCGATTTACCTCAGCTATCTCAGTTATTCAAGGTCGGTCAATGGCTGCGTGCTTTGGTTGTTGAAAACGAGAAGGttaacaacaaaaagagaATCGAATTATCAATTGATCCTTTACAGGTAAATGAAGAAATAGAGACCGATGATTTGGTTGCTGGTATAGCTGTGCAGGGTTCTGTGCAGAGTGTTGAGGACCATGGTATCATTGTCGATATTGGTCGCGATGACGTTTCTGGGTTCTTGTCGAATAAAGAACTATCGCATGCAGGTATCGAGGCTTCATCTCTAGGTGTTGGTCAAGTTTTGTTGCTTACTATTCTATCTAAATCCGCGAATGGTCGTACTGTGACATtgacagcatcagcaacagctaAGAAGATGACTATTGTCAAGGCAGTTACGCTGAATAAGTCTCTTCTTGCTGGTACTCTAGTTGAGGTTTTGATCACTGATATCCGAAGCAACGGTTTGGTGGGTAAGGTATTTGGTTCAATTGATGCTACAATTGATATAGTTCACTCAGGAATCTACGATAGAGCTGTTTTAGAGCAAAATTTCAAAGAGGGCAAGGTTGTAAAGGGTAGAGTTATTTATTCTCCTCCAGCTGCAGTTAGCGAAAGCGACGATGAAAATAGCACAAAAGTGTTCGTGTCTCTTCTTGAAACGACTATCGAGCTCAAGGTAGCGGAAGACGGCGACGCTTTGCCTATTGGGCAAATCCTAGAAGCAAAGGTTAAGATTGTTGATGCCAACGGTTTATACGTTGATATTGGTACTAAAAGTCTTGGTTTTGTACATGTCTCACGTGTAGCTGATAAGAGAATTGAGGATCTTTCGATTGAAGAAGCATACTCGGTTGGGACCACACACCCTGCTCGTATTCTCAATTATAACTACGCTGATAATCTGTACATTGTTTCTACAGAGAAGTCTGTTATCGAGCAAAAGTACCTTCGTGTCGAAGATGTCTCTGTAGGGGAGAAGGTAACTGGTACTGTAGACAGAATTCTTCCTAAGGGAGGTGTCCTCATCAAGTTGTGGGAGGGATTTAGTGGCATTGCCAATGATATCCATCTGAGTGATATCAAGTTGGCCCATCCAGAAAAGAAATTTAAGCCAGGAATGAAGGTTACTGCAAGAGTAAGTAGTATTATATGTTTTAAAGTAGATTGTGGTTATCTGCGATACTAA
- the MXR1 gene encoding Mxr1p (Methionine-S-sulfoxide reductase; involved in the response to oxidative stress; protects iron-sulfur clusters from oxidative inactivation along with MXR2; involved in the regulation of lifespan; reduced activity of human homolog implicated in Alzheimer disease; GO_component: GO:0005737 - cytoplasm [Evidence IDA] [PMID 14562095]; GO_component: GO:0005737 - cytoplasm [Evidence IDA] [PMID 20799725]; GO_component: GO:0005634 - nucleus [Evidence IDA] [PMID 14562095]; GO_function: GO:0016491 - oxidoreductase activity [Evidence IEA]; GO_function: GO:0016671 - oxidoreductase activity, acting on a sulfur group of donors, disulfide as acceptor [Evidence IEA]; GO_function: GO:0008113 - peptide-methionine (S)-S-oxide reductase activity [Evidence IEA,IEA]; GO_function: GO:0008113 - peptide-methionine (S)-S-oxide reductase activity [Evidence IDA,IMP] [PMID 15141092]; GO_function: GO:0008113 - peptide-methionine (S)-S-oxide reductase activity [Evidence IDA,IMP,ISS] [PMID 9275166]; GO_process: GO:0034599 - cellular response to oxidative stress [Evidence IGI,IMP] [PMID 11929995]; GO_process: GO:0034599 - cellular response to oxidative stress [Evidence IMP] [PMID 9275166]; GO_process: GO:0055114 - oxidation-reduction process [Evidence IEA,IEA]; GO_process: GO:0030091 - protein repair [Evidence IEA]; GO_process: GO:0006979 - response to oxidative stress [Evidence IEA]), with amino-acid sequence MASGNFFPKLLVRLLSSSSPKMSATKISPTLDTVGYQVATVGAGCFWGVEHIYRKHFGNGKGLIDARVGYSGGTTTNPSYKQVCTSGTGHAEALQITFDPSLVTYDTLIDFFFRMHDPTQLNRQGPDQGTQYRSVIFTHDDEQQKVAEEVKERMQKTFYKDPIVTKIEPIEAFWDAETYHQLYLHKNPTGYECPSHYVRTKPQL; translated from the coding sequence ATGGCATCTGGCAATTTCTTCCCTAAACTTTTAGTCCGTTTGTTGAGTTCCTCTAGTCCTAAAATGTCCGCTACTAAGATTTCTCCTACTCTTGACACTGTTGGTTATCAAGTGGCTACTGTTGGTGCAGGTTGTTTCTGGGGTGTTGAACATATATATCGTAAACACTTTGGCAATGGTAAGGGATTGATCGATGCCCGTGTTGGATATTCGGGTGGTACCACTACCAATCCTAGTTATAAACAAGTATGCACCAGTGGAACCGGTCATGCTGAAGCTTTACAAATCACTTTTGATCCTTCACTTGTAACTTATGACACATTAATCgacttctttttcagaaTGCATGATCCTACTCAGCTCAATAGACAGGGTCCCGACCAAGGTACTCAATACCGCAGTGTCATCTTTACTCACGATGATGAGCAACAAAAGGTAGCTGAAGAGGTCAAGGAAAGAATGCAGAAGACCTTTTACAAGGACCCAATTGTTACTAAGATTGAACCTATTGAGGCCTTTTGGGATGCTGAAACCTATCACCAATTGTATCTTCACAAGAACCCCACCGGTTATGAGTGCCCAAGCCACTACGTTAGAACCAAGCCTCAACTCTAG